TCGAGCCCCGACGTCTTACGGGCCTCCTGCACCACGCGGATCACCTCACGGGCCTGTCCGGCGCGTACCAGCTCAGGGGTGAGCTCCAGGTCCAGGGCGACGGTCTCGCCCTGCTCGTTGACGACGCTCCAGCCCTCGCGGGGACGCTCTGTGAGCAGCACATCGTCGGCGGTGACCTCGATGGGTTCGTCGTCGAGATGCACCAGCGACCTGCCCAGCTCCCGCAGGTCCTTGGCGAGTCTGGCTGCGTCCGCGGCAGCGATCGCGGCCGCCACATGCGGGGTCCGTTTGCCGAACCGCTTGCCCAGGGCGCGGAAGTTGCCCTTGGCGGAGTGGTCGACGAGATCGCCCGCGGAGGTGAACGACGCGACCTCCCTGACGTTCAACTCGGACCGCACCTCAGCAACGAGTTCCTTCGTCAGCTCCGCCAGGGCCGCTGTCGGGACCAGCATCCGGGAAAGCATCTGGCGCACCTTCATCCTCGACTCGGCGCGGGCCGCGCGACCCAGCTCCACGATCCGCCGGGCGGTGGCCATCGCACCCATGAGACCGGCATCGATCAGTGACTCGTCGGCGACGGGCCAGCTTGCCAGGTGCACCGACTCGGGCCCGGTGGGATCGGTGGCGGCGAACAGGTCCTGCCACACCCGTTCCGTGACGAACGGCATGATCGGGGCCATCAGCCGGGTGACGACGTCGAGGGTTTCGTGGAGGGTGGCCAGCGCGCCGGCCTCCCCCGCCCAGAAACGCCGCCGCGAGCGGCGCACATACCAGTTCGACAGATCGTCGATGAAGGCTGTGAGCAGCAACCCGACCCGCTGCGTGTCGAAGTCCTCCAGCGCTGCGGTGACATCGCGGATCAGCTCGTTGGTCGCGGAGACCAGCCAGCGGTCGAGGACGTGCCGGTCAGCGGCCGCGGGCACCTCGCCACCCGGCTCCCAGCCCGAGGCCCGCGCGTACAGCGACTGGAAGGCGACGGTGTTCCAGTAGGTCAACAGCACCTTGCGGACCGTCTCAGCGATGGTGTTGTGGCCGACGCGCCGCGCCATCCACGGCGACCCGGAGCAGGCCATGAACCAGCGCACCGCGTCAGCGCCATTGGCTTCCATCAGCGGGATGGGTTCGAGGATGTTGCCGAAGTGCTTGCTCATCTTGCGGCCATCCTCGGCGAGGATGTGACCCAGGCACACGACGTTGCGGTAGCTCGACCGGTCGAACACGAGGGTGCCGACCGCCATCAGGGAGTAGAACCAGCCGCGGGTCTGGTCGATGGCCTCGCAGATGAAGTCGGCCGGGTAGTTGGCCTCCAGCTTCTCCGCCGACCCGGGCGCGTGCGGGTAGCCCCACTGCGCGAACGGCATAGCCCCGGAGTCGAACCAGGCGTCGATCACCTCGGGCACGCGACGATAGGTGGCCCCGTCGCGGACGATCTCGACGTCATCGATGAAGGGACGGTGCGGGTCGAGATCGCTCAGGTCACGGCCGGCCAGCTCACCCAGCTCTTTCAGGGAGCCGACACAGATCAGGTCGGACGGATCGTCGACGTTGCGCCAGATGGGCAGCGGTGTGCCCCAGTAGCGGCTGCGCGACAGCGCCCAGTCGATGTTGTTGTTCAGCCAGTCGCCGTAGCGGCCGTGCTTGATGGACGCGGGATACCAGGTGGTGGCCTCGTTCTGAGCCAGCAGCTCATCCTTGACGCGGGTGGTGCGGATGTACCAGGACGGCTGGGCGTAGTACAGCAGCGGGGTGTGGCAGCGCCAGCAGTGCGGGTAGGCGTGCAGGTAGTCGAGCCGGCGGAACAGAATCCCGCGCTCCTCCAGGTCGGCGACCAGGGGCGCATCGGCGGATTTGAAGAACATCCCGCCGACCTGCGGGACGTCGTCCTGGAAATGCCCGTCGGGACGGACAGGGTTCACGAACGGCAGGCCGTAGCCGCGGCAGGCGATCATGTCCTCCTCGCCGAAGGCAGGGGCCTGGTGCACCAGGCCGGTGCCGTCGGTGGTGGTGACGTAGTCGGCCAGGAGCACATAGTTGGCGGGCTCGTCGAACTCGATCAGCTCGAAGGGCCGCTGGTAGGTCCAGCGCTCCAGCTCGGAGCCCCTGAACACCTGTCCCCGCGACCACTCGTCACCCAGCACCTCGTCGAACAGCGGCTCAGCGACCACGAGGGTGCCCTGCTCGGGATGACTGCCGACGACGTAGTCGACGTCGGGGTGGACGGCGACGGCGGTGTTGGACACCAGCGTCCAGGGCGTGGTGGTCCACACCAGCAGGTCGGCTTTGCCGGCGAGCGGCCCAGAGGTGACGGGGAACCGGACGTAGACCGACGGGTCGGTGACGTCCTCGTAGCCCTGCGCCAGCTCATGGTCGGACAGGGTGGTGCCGCAGCGCGGGCAGTAGGGCGCGACCCGGTAGTCCTCCTGCAGGAGCCCCTTGTCGAAGATCTGCTTCAGCGCCCACCAGCACGACTGCACATA
The sequence above is drawn from the Arachnia rubra genome and encodes:
- the ileS gene encoding isoleucine--tRNA ligase encodes the protein MSSYNAVPASVDFPALEHEIIALWAERDTFAQSLDATAGGQPWTFYEGPPTANGMPGTHHIEARVFKDLFPRFKTMQGYHVDRKAGWDCHGLPVELAVEKELGFSGKPDIEAYGVEAFNAKCRESVLRHVDAFAELTRRMGYWVNLDDAYVTMTPGYVQSCWWALKQIFDKGLLQEDYRVAPYCPRCGTTLSDHELAQGYEDVTDPSVYVRFPVTSGPLAGKADLLVWTTTPWTLVSNTAVAVHPDVDYVVGSHPEQGTLVVAEPLFDEVLGDEWSRGQVFRGSELERWTYQRPFELIEFDEPANYVLLADYVTTTDGTGLVHQAPAFGEEDMIACRGYGLPFVNPVRPDGHFQDDVPQVGGMFFKSADAPLVADLEERGILFRRLDYLHAYPHCWRCHTPLLYYAQPSWYIRTTRVKDELLAQNEATTWYPASIKHGRYGDWLNNNIDWALSRSRYWGTPLPIWRNVDDPSDLICVGSLKELGELAGRDLSDLDPHRPFIDDVEIVRDGATYRRVPEVIDAWFDSGAMPFAQWGYPHAPGSAEKLEANYPADFICEAIDQTRGWFYSLMAVGTLVFDRSSYRNVVCLGHILAEDGRKMSKHFGNILEPIPLMEANGADAVRWFMACSGSPWMARRVGHNTIAETVRKVLLTYWNTVAFQSLYARASGWEPGGEVPAAADRHVLDRWLVSATNELIRDVTAALEDFDTQRVGLLLTAFIDDLSNWYVRRSRRRFWAGEAGALATLHETLDVVTRLMAPIMPFVTERVWQDLFAATDPTGPESVHLASWPVADESLIDAGLMGAMATARRIVELGRAARAESRMKVRQMLSRMLVPTAALAELTKELVAEVRSELNVREVASFTSAGDLVDHSAKGNFRALGKRFGKRTPHVAAAIAAADAARLAKDLRELGRSLVHLDDEPIEVTADDVLLTERPREGWSVVNEQGETVALDLELTPELVRAGQAREVIRVVQEARKTSGLDVSDRIRLRLEAGAELSEAITEHADLIADEVLAVELEQGEVETLAAQEPELGLKVQITRV